The nucleotide sequence GCAGCAGGTGATCAGCATCTCACACTGCTTCAgtgttaaattaattttatttctgataCAATATTTACCAATCCCAGTAGCCCTGACTGAGCCTCTTTCTACTGTACTATGCTGTTGTAACACCCCCGACACTGGCAACACCCCAAACCTGCCTCCAGAGAAAAAGAATGATTTTAGCTGGTCTCCTGCCTTCTGGCACCACTCAGAACAATCTGACTTCCACTGCTGTGGTGCTTATGAAGAAAACTGGTTAACtgtgaaatagaaagaaaaagaaaaggcagagcccagAAGAGCCAGCTTGACGAGATGATAGAGCAGGTGGTCAGGATAGGGAAGCAAAAGACTAGTTTAGTCTTTCACATGCTAGGTAAAGCTAGGATTGAGGCCACTTGTTGTTAACGACCGCATAGAATTTGTTTCTGTAAGGGAAGTATGATGCCTTTGTTATCCTACCCAAATTTCCAAGGAAGCGATTACCTCTGGTCTTCCCTAACAGTTGAAGAGGTCGGCATCCCTGTGTGTTGCTGGTGGCACAGCTGAGGCCCATAGAGAGCTGCTCTGGACCTGCAAGATGCTGCTCTCTGTTGAGGCTTTTGAAATAGAGATGGAGGAAGCTTGTGAACTGTCATGCAGGATTATGGCATTGGGTAGCTGGACAGATGTGAAGTTGGGACTCAGCCACATAGTGTGGTCAATTGCAAAAATTCACATCTGGCTTTTGGACTCATGGGACTGCTCAAGCATGTGCTTCTGTGGACCATTCCTTAGCCTATCTACCCTGGTCATCCTGCTTGTGGACGATCAGTGTCTCCAAAAGCTTGGAAGACTTGAAGGTAACCACTGGTTGCCCTCAACATTTTCAGATGTTAATGTTTCTCTGCTTTCACTCAAAACCAGAAAGGGAAAAACATTGGTCAGACAAACAAGCTTCATCAAATATTTCCATACTCAGAGGCAAATTTTCATCCTGTTTAACATAGGAATGCATGACTTGCAACACTTTGGTCCTCAAAGAAGGTTCTAATGGCCTTGAATCTGGAAATAGTCTCATGCTGTTGTGGATCTACTCAATACTATGGCAACTTAAATCAGTTGAAACACTATTCTATAAAGGTCACAAGAAGTCACAAATCACATCACACTAGTCTTGGgatgtaaagcctttgacatcttcctttgacATCCCAGCCCCAGCTTCACTGCTTTCAGTCATGGGACTAATATCTTTCATATTAATGCCTGTTGCAAGTAAAGGACTGAGCGCAGAAGATGGCCTCCACATTGCTCTCTACTTGTGCTACCTCACTGTGTGTCAGCATGAGCTTTTTTTTCTGGCTAACTTACTAAATCCCACTGTTTGACAACAAAATTAGCTGCACTTACAGTCTTTCTGGATGTCTCTAAGTCACTAAATATGGTTGTACTTTAAAAAAGGAAGGTGCTTGTGCAGAAGCTGCTTGTGCAGCTGACCTGCCCTCAGGTGAGATTCTGTGACATTTTCTCTCAGTTTAAGacttcattttcttaaaaatcttACTCAGAAAGATTTTGGGTGCCTGGGATTTCCTGAGATTTCCCAAGATTTCCTAAAAGCAGTGCAAAATTATTTGAGCACTTGTCACCTTCACTGACCCGAGCCTGCTTTCTCTGCTGGATGGGAAGAGTCCAGTAAGACGGAGATATCTATCTGGTAAATTAGTTTGTCCCGTACATGATAGCACAGGGCCTTTTGCTGAAGTACTGGGAAGGAACCCTTCCCACCAGGGAAGGAACAAGCCCATGCACCCCTATATGCTGGGGGTGACTGGCTGTAAGCAGCTTGGAGGTAAAGGGCCTTGGAGTCCTCATGGACATCAAGTTGAATGTGAATCAACGATGTGCACTTGCAGCAAAGAAGATGCATGATATCCTGGGCTGCACTAGACAAAGTATTGCCAGCAGCTTGAGCGAGGTAaccctttccctctactctgcactggtaaTGCCacagctgtgtccagttctgggctctttgGTACAAGAGAGACGTGGacatactggaggaagtccaacAAAGGACCActgagatgatgaagggactggagcacctctcctgtgtgaagaagctgagagagctgggaacgttcagcctggagaaggctcaaggGGGAATCTCATAAATATGTACATATTCCTGAAaggagggtgcaaagaagatgaagccagtggtgtccagtggcaggacaagaggccaggggcacaaactgaaatgctCCTGTTTGAatgtcaggaaacactttttcagtcagggtgactgagcactggcacaggttgtccacaGAAGTATtggagtctccctccttggagatatcAAAAGCTGTctagacatggtcctgggcaaccaactggagctggccctgcttgaCCAGGCAGTTGTGCACAAGATGACCTtcagagtcccttccaacctcaaccagtctGCGACTATGAGTTATAGCCCTGCGCTTAATCACAATCCAGCAGAAAAGGCCTGGACATCAGGGTCCCAATGCTAGTGTGGCCTCACTGAGTTATGATGTCCCCTGTCAAATGGACAAACTGtcatgaaaatgtcattttacaGGAACTTTAAAGTGGCAGGAGGAACAAGGCTGCAGTGCTTCTCCAGGCCTGCATATGGGCAAGTGAAGCTGGTGCATCCCCCTGCACCACAGCATGCTCAGCCCATCCATCTGTGCCAGCAGAGCAAACTGTCCTTCTGGAGGCTCCCCAATGCCTGTGGGGTCCTTTTGAAGATCATTATGAGTTCACTCCTAGTGTTCAATGCATCAGAGAGTTTATTCTCCAGTGCACAATGTGCAACGCACCTCCTGCTCATGTTTTATCACTCTCCTGGGTTCCCACCTCTTGGGGTTCAGTGCTGGGCTCCCTCTGTGGCACCACATGTGTCATGAATCTCAGGGTTATGATCATTGCAGTAGCTGTGACCTAGTGACAGCCACGTGTTTATACAGGTGAAGGACCTGGAACATCTCAGGAACTGgctgctcctctcctttccttttgaaATTCTATTCAGGGCACCCTCGAACCCCCCAGTTCCTCTTTGCTGGCTGAGGCAGGTCAAGAAGACAACCAGGCTTGCTCTGCTTGACCTTCTGCAGCAAAGCCCATCTGTTTGCCAGGGTTTAGCCTGAGGCGGCTTAGCTAGAGCAGGGTGTGATCTTTTTTTGTCACACTCATGACCGGTTGTCACTCATGGGAAGCCTACAGCTTTTGCTAGTAAAAGCAGCATGTGGTTAATAATATATTTCCAGAATATATGATATGCTACTTTTTCTTCAAATAGAagttttaatatttcaaaatagGTTCATTCTTCCTTGCACCTAATATAGAAAAGTTAAACCTAAATGACCTTCCCTGATGTGCCTACACCCATTTGGCACATTGTATTTTCCTACAGCTCAAAGCTGCCATTAGTGTTCCCCTCCGTGCTCTGTCCCCCTTCCCACACCTCAATACCACCAACCCAGCTGGAAGAGTCCTCCAGCAGCCCCCAGAAGGGCTTTGCTGGGGAGgtgctgtggccttgctgctgGGTTGAGTTCACACCGTCTCTAGGTGCAAAGCAAACCAGGGCGTTCCTTTGTTTTTgcacttttctgtaactcctcagCAAGCCGGTCCAAGGGAAAATGAGCACTCGCACCCTGGTCAGGCTGACGTCTTAACCTTGGCCAGGAGTTGGGACCTctgctgctctcctcctccatATAAAACTGTTTCCTACTCTGACTGcaatttaaagaaaattattatatttCAAGAGGGACTAAATTAATGTCTGTCTCCTGCTTTAAAAGCAGAGGGAGTTTAAGACCCAAATTTGGACTCTTTATGGTAGAATGTCAGGCAAGTCATAAATACTCAGGGGAGGCAATTAATATAACCCATAATTATGATATTTCTTTAAAGTTTTAACCCAAGAGCCCTCTGGTTGCCTGAAAGAAATCTCACcttatattttaaaacagacaaaggaaaaagagaggatCGTATTTCTCATTATGCCACAGGTTGAAAAAAATATTGGGGTGTATTTGAAGAGCTAGAaataaaatactgcatttttatCACTGCTAACATATCACTGTCCTACAAGTCAGCAGAGCTATGTTACAGGTTCCAAGTAATGATAGCTGGCATTAGTATTTCTGTGCATTTTCCCCCTgagttttttaatttctttctgattTTCATATGCAGCTGAAATTCCCCTCTCTTCATTTGAAGTTGGGCTGAGGCATGAGCTTCTCTTTTCTCACCAGAATAACAGTGTACAAGGAGGTAGTAAATTTCTCAGCCATGTGGagtagttattttaaaataaaataacatggaGTTCCTTTATGATAGTTCCATCCCTTTCAGTTCACAGGTTACTTGGATAGGTATTCATTTTCCAAAAAAATCATCTTCATTCCTGGAACGGTGTAGCCCAGTACGTGTATAAAAATCTAAttcacctttttaaaaaacttttgttCATCTAAATTTTTAGAAAGCAGTGTGAAATCATTGCAAAGAGGCAGTGCCATTCACAGCAGCCATTTCCAGGGTTAGAAAGGGTTTTCTGCACGTTGAGCGGCACCCTCCCAATTTGCTGTCCTCCACAGCCCGCGCCTCCACGTGCCGGCCCTCGTGCCGCTGCCAGCCCACGCTCCCTGGCTATTAATATTGATCAAACACCCTAACCAGAAAATTTGCCATCTCCCAGAGGCAGAAGGACATGTTTTCTTTGCACTGGGTGAACCGTATTTTAGCAGCAAAGCTGCACTTTGGGATATGGTGCCCACAAACATCTATGCTGGGCAGTATCTGCACCTGTTTGTATACacggggtggttttgggaagcagaataaaataaaattaatccatCTGCTTCACCTAAGCCACTTCTTGCGACCAAAACCACTGATGGAGCTGATGAAGGACCTTAAACCAAATGCTGCCCTGAAGCTGGACACTGCAAATGGCTCTAAGTCTTATTTTCATCAGCTCATCAACCCCATAATTGCACTTTGTGTCCCACAAATTACTGCCATCTCTTTCTGACGTGCTGCCTTGCATATTTTTCATTCCCCATTAGCGGTGACACAGGTAAAATTAATGTATCTAGACAGGTGAGCCCTCCCACACTCTTCCCTGCTCAGCACCCTGCATTGGGCACAAGATTGGTCCTTTTGTCCCTCTTGCTGTGGGGATACTTGAGGCTGTGGTAGGACTACTCTGAAGGGGAGATCTGCAATGTAACCCCCAGCCCACACTTCCCAGCTGTGTGTCCAGCCTGGGACCTTTCAGGCCTTATGCAGGTGTTCACTATTAGATGTTTTCTCAGCCAAAGAACCACAGTGGATAATTTATTTTCAATAGCTCTGATATTCGACTCAGAAGTCCATGCTGCAAAACGCTCTGCCTCTCCAGAGCTGGTGCTTCAGTAAAGCATGGCTGGGAGGAAAGGGTTACCTCGAAAAGCCAGACGAGGAGGACGACGGCACCCATGGAGCTCATCATGCTGCTGTAGTAGTGCAGGAGGGCTTCCCGGCAGCCGCGGCGCCAGAGGTTGAGCTCCTCCGTCTGGTAGTCGTAGCTGTAGTGAGCTGAGTTGTTGGTGACCTGGTACTGGATGCATGGTCTCGGGGAGCTGGGGTTACAGCAGCTGAAGGGGACACCATCCACCAGGTACCTTCCATCCACGTTGCTTTTGATCCGACTATGGGGCAAGGGCAGAAGGAAGcgtgaaacacacacacacaaaaagataaACTGGAGCAAACGTGCAtgagaaaggaaagcaaaggcaatgtGGATTTTACACCGTGTCTCCCGGCCATGCCATTGCTCTGCATCTTCTGCTTCTATAGTGGTGTTTGTCCTGggtgtttttcctctctgaaaCCCTTTTATATGTCAAGGCTACGCCGAGTCTATAATTAACTCTTCATGATGGAAACGCGCCCTCTAGGGTCACTTCTTCAAATAAACTGATTTTTAGGAAAAGTAAATGGCAGAGAAAAATTTCAAGGGGGGTAGTCAGAAAAGAGTGATCACAGCATGGTTAGGGTGGAAGGAAGATGCTGGAGGTGACCAGAGCTTGGAAAAGGACACACAACAGTCTTAGGACCCATCACATCCAGCTAGACCACGGATCCAGCAAACCCAATAGCTTCTGTTGGGTGAGAATAGCTCCAGGAAGGGGTTATGCATTTATTCTTGGCTTGTATTGTAGCCAGTATTTAAAACATGAAATGTGTTTCAGCAACAGTGTGTTTAAAATTTTCTCAAATCTTTGCAGGAGCTCCCCAGCTATTGTTCATTTGAGACTGTGGTTGCTCTCTATAAACAGCCATTTAGCCTACTGCCTTATGAGATGTTTAGATGAGAGATAGTTAGAAGGCAAATAGTTCACTGTCACTGCAGAAGACAACCATACTAAGAGGACTGCAACTCTTAACAAATGCCATGTCGCTTAAAATATGATAGAACTGAGAGTCCCAGTGATctagaaaggtaaaaaaaaccccaaacctgagaGTGTCTTGTAGCTTTTTATGTGGATATTTTGAAGTTATGTCACAGAGAGGGGATGGAACAGCCTGGTGAAGCAAAACTCCACTTTGCGGTCATGACCTAAATATATCTAAATGCCAAATGCAGTTCAGGTTTAATATCTATACATAAAGCGTGCTCTGAGTTGGGTCTAATTCCCATGGATGTGTAAATGCTTCACCAGTTTCAAAGAGATTGGATCAGGCCTCCCCGCTACAAATAACATAAAAATCACATTGTAGGGGACAGACTCCCACCTTGCCTGGGATTAATGAGAACTTTTCTTCAAAAGAGCCAGAATAACCCACAAGGAATGTGAGCAGAGATTGTGCACTGCTACGTAGTTCAGACCTTGAATTCACTCATTAACATCCATTTGTGGATTTTTAATGTCCTGTTTCCTGCCTCAGCGATACGAAGAAATTGCTCTGAGTCTCAGTCCCAAAGAAGACatcatttattaaggacaatataaccttgttttccttctgtgctttGCCCTTCCACTGCTGCTGGATTAAGTTACAGCTCTCAAATCTCCACATAATGCTGGCAAGGTGAACTTATTAAGTTTTCAAGTAGTTATTTATACTCATGGGCATACCTTCACCATGCAAATACTCCATTATTAAATTGTGAATGTATTTGTTATAAACCCACAGTGCAATAGCTTAAGCCTGTAACAGTTTTCACTAGGAAGTCCTAGTTCAAAATTGCAAAAACAACCAGACCACCCAACAAGTCAAAACAATAGGCGGAGAGACACACAAGTGAAATACCATTTACACAGTCAGGCAGGGATCCCAAGAGACACACAAGGCTTTTTTCAAAATTACTTCAGACATTTTTAACGTAGGCAATGTATTTAAAAGACAGATTGCTTCCAGTTTACAAGACCCTTTGTGCAACCACAGAGTATGAATGCTAACGAATTATGTTCCCAAAGAGCTCTGAATAATGATCTCTTCCCAAaatgcttaattttttaaaaggttgTGGGTATTTATGCCCAATGctcatattttaatttcaaaagttcatttcttctcatgtttatttTTTACTTGCGCTTATTGCTCCTAACCTGATTTTGAGATTACTGCCTCTTTGAGCACTGACATCAGAGCCATTAAGGTGTTTCTTGCCAACAATCTATTCTGAAGAATATAGAAGAGACTAGTGCTGTTTCatgtgaagtttaaaaaaattaggCACAAGTTTATATACTGAGTATATTTTTATAGAGGAGATGATAACATAAAATGCCTTTGGGTAGAAGGGACACTATGTAAAGCTAGGAACATCAACGGGTGTTGACGGTTCAATATTGTCACAGCAGTGAAGCAATCCATTGagtgaatataaaaataaaattctaaatCTTAGGGTTTTAAAATGCATAGGTTATTGGTAAAGCGTTATTGTTTCTATTTGTTTCTGTGAGACTGATTAATTGCCAATGTCTTGAGCTGATTTTTAAAAGCGGTATCATCAATATATATCCAGGGGTGTTTTTTTTTAGGAACATTGAAATCTGCTTTAGGAATAGTGAAGTTCTGATACTTTCCCGTTGATTTGGGGAGTAATTATGTGTGGCTCTACGTAATGGCTTTATAAAGAGGTAAAAGACAGTAAAAAACCATTAAGTCTGTTTACCTCACACAGAGAAAGAACGAGAATTGTATTTTGGCgctttattttttatgttctgGATAATGTCAGAGGAATTTGTCAGGGGAGGAAGCAATCTAGCTGATCATTTGAGATGCTTATTAAGCGAGAGTTGAGGGGAAAAAGAAGTTTTATACAAAACCCCCTCCAGTCAATGCCTGTTGGGACGTACATTTCCTTAGTACAATACTGATCAAATAATGTTACTATGCGATACAAATCCCACTAAGTCACTTACTCTTTCACTTCTTTGGAGCTGAAGTCCAGATATCTGTTGCTGATCCACTGAATTTCGAACCAGTCTTTGAAGCCATTGTTCCCACAGCATTTGAACTCAATTTGGAGCATGTCGATGGTCTTCTTCATGAAGCATCTCCCGGGGGTATCTGTGTCCCGGTAGAACTTCATGCCGTTCTTGAGCCCCTGGGCCAGCGTGCTGTCCAGCGAGCCCCGCATGAGGAAGCAAATCAGTGCGACGAAGAAAAGGAGGATGTTAAACAGGAAACATAGTGCCAGGTAAGGTTTCAGCAAAGGCTTCCACTTGACAAATTTAGTGGGATCCAGAGAATCGTAACAAATTTTGCCAGCAAAACCATTGAAGGCGCAGGATAATATACCCATCAATATCAAAGAATTGGGCACAAAGTGGCTTTCGGAATTGTCCATCACTTCGCTTCGCTTCCGGAGTTCCACTTTGAGGAATAATCCCATGCTAAAAACAAGGATTCCAGCAAGCACTGAAAACCAGTTCATGAGCCATAGTCCCTGCGCTAGTTTTACCCGTTTCTTCTGATTGAATTTGACTTTCAGAAGTGCCATCTTCGTAATGTGGGATGTTGGAAGATTTCACAGCCTGGACCCCTCTTCTCAGTGTAAGCGACTCGAGGAAGAACCCATTCAAGCATCGGAAGAGACCCTGAACGGCATGGTGGGAAGCGAGCCACTGCACGGTCCTTCCATCTTGAGCTCCCCCGGTTAGGATTCAAGCAAGTAAAATATTCAAAGATCCCAATTAACAATTTCACATTAGTGAGAATAATGGGCAATTAGCACCTACAACTATTTCTGGTGGTTCCTTCCAAGAGAAGGAGAAACGGTCTCAAGGTTTCAAATGATTTGATCTGGATCTGCAAGACGTCATTCTAATACCTTTAATCATTTGATCCAATTTGGAGAAATGTCTGTCAACAGATGAGTGGAAATAATCCCTCGTTTTACTATTTAGTAGATTTGTGCTTTCTTATGGTAGGCGGATGGGCAGAATGTGAAAGCCTCGAGATAAAAAGATCTTTGTTGCCAAAAGAatatggatcctttggggaaaaaGGAAGAGGGCTCAGAGATTAAAAAAGGCTGCTTGAATACAAAAATATACTTGATCCTGATTTATTCATATCTACACCTTTCTAGTCCTTATCCTTCTGTGTTGACCCAAGATGACATTCTGTGGCTTATGTGTTCTGGAAGCAGAGAAGCGTGTAGTTTACAGTGACTTAAAAAACCTAAGCATGTCATTTTCTATTTACTTCCAGGGCATGTACCATCTCTGGGCcttggcaggagggaaggagaaaggaaaagttcAGAGAAACTCAATAAATAAACCCCAGCCTGAAATCTAGagatgcttttatttaaaaaaatgctgacATGAGCAGCTTACTGGATAATCACTGGGCCggggaggggagcagggctgcccaAGGAGACCTGGGAGCTTACACTGGGAGGAATTTGACCCAGCAGCAAGGGAGGGACTCCCGAAGTCCTCGGGGTCTGACCAGGGACATGCAGCCAAGCTCCACTTCCATGCTGTAGCAGGCAGAAAAGTGGGGTGTGAAACCTCTCCTTTGGTGGTGGCCTCCCTCCCTACACCACACAGCCCCTTCAGGCAAGCATGGATGCTGGGCTTTTGCTCTTTCCAGCACTTTGGGGGTTTTACACACTCGGAAGTATCACCTCCTGCTTTCCCCCTTGCCCCACAGAGGTTCAGAGGTATTGAGAAAGTCTCATGCTGGCTCACCATCTGCTATGGCAATGCAAAATGCCAAGCAACAATGCCAAACTAACCTGCAAGTGTGTGAGGGTGTGGGTGCTAATGCCACAGGTGGgaaaggagcagccccaggagaaggatGGGGAGGCTCTGCCCTGACCCAAAACAACCCAATACAGCCCAACCTGATCCGCTGCTGCCCAGGTGCCCTGGGGCACCCTCTAGCGTCTGCCAGCAGCATGGTGCGTGACCccgagggacctgcccaggaggaAGGCAAGtgtgaaaaataataatgattaaatacttttttttttttaaaaaaaagcattttgataGTACGGTGCTGTGGATGCTGCTCTGTTGCTGTTTAAGATCCTGGGATGCCAGAGGTTTCTTCAGCAAGGACAAAGGCTATCAAGGTGCTACTTTTTTCTGCACTAATAGGTGTTTTTTTGGCATGGGCCTTTCCTGGCCTGTCTGTGTGCTATTGCAGTGACCTGGAGAGCAGCTGGTAACTGGGATTTCCCTTAAGCAGGCCTGGCTGTTTGTTGCTTTGCAGCTGCCCTGGCAGGGGAAGGGTTAGCGTgcaagaggaaaggaggaaggcaaTTATCCATCGCACAACTCTCTCTGCTTGCCGTGAAGTGGACATGTGCTGTTTCTTGGGAGAGCCAGATAAACATTTTTGTGCAATAAGCCATAGCACTGAAATGACATCTCTCCTGGTTTCTTGGCAAAATATCCCATAACCATGCAGTGCACGTTACTGCATTTCATTGACTCCTCCAGGGCCCAGATAGGAAACATGAGATAGTTTGGAGGTTGCATTTATCTGACAGCCTGAAGTTAATTCTAGACAAATTAACCTGAAACTAGTTCCTTTCTTGTCAGTGATGACAGACTGAAACTCcagttaaaatgaaaaagaattttCTATCAGGTCTGTGAATCACAGATATATATACGGTGAAATATGTTCTGTAGTGCAATGAATAAGAGAAGAAATACTAAACCCGCCCACAGCAGATGTAAGCCTAGTACTGCTCTGGGTATGGAGAAGCTTATATTCAGGAGCACAGATGACAGTCTGAATACCCACTACCTTAATAATTAACATTCCACAATATTTCTGCTGGAGCAAAACCATATCACTGTATTTACTAGGGTGTTTTCTGTTAATTCAGgaataaaactaatgaaacaGAACATGCAGCATATACTTCATGGCTCATCAGTCCACTGGTCTCTTTAAATAAAGATAAGAGGAGGGGTCCTAATAAACTACTCCCAAATAGTCGATGTTTTGGGGAGATGAGGAGTGATTCACCTGATGCTCAGGAAGGGACACTCAGGGTACTAATTAGACCATCAAGGCTTCAGGTAATACCTTTCAAGTAATCATATGACAGCAATCAGCACAACCAAAACACCCGGATTTGGAAATTTGCTGTGTTTAGTTAAGTACTTCCAACACTCCCAACACCAGCTGGGGGCTTTGAGGGGCAAAAACTACTCACTCATCAAGTCAGCTCACCTTGCTTGAAGTTTTAAAGGGGATTGGTGACAGTAAATGATATGCTATAGCATATCTGACACTTCTTTTGAAAAAATGAAGTTAACACTTTTAAAACTGGGGAGTTAATGCTTCCCGCTTATCTCAGACACAGAGCTGATAagccctgtgccagccccagCAAAAACTGCTCAGCTGGGGGTTGTCTCAAACAGAGCATCCCAAAGAAGAGAAAGATTATGGGGAATCACCGAGAAGTGTCTTGGGGTGTGGACAGAAAAGAAAACTGGTTTTGCTTGGCACCTCCTTTTCTTACAAATCTTTATTTTGGGTGGAATTCACCCCTAACTGGGCAGATTTACTATGGCTTGctacttcaaaaagaaaatatgaaactgATCTGTAGCAGACAACAGCTGATTGCAGCAAGGATGTTTGAGTTAATATTGGCCTCAGAGGTTGCATATTAAACTCAAATGTACAATTCACGTGCCATTTTGGAGAAAAAAGGGTAGAATAAAATTCAAATGATTATTGATCTGCTAGAACTCATCATGAATGTGTTCAAATTAAAAACACTGTTAAGAAATTATAATTTATCTGGATAACAGTTCAGTATTGATACCTTTCAAAAAAGTTATGCTTGCTAACCTAAATATAAGCCACAAACTTACCAGTTAATGCTAGGATGGAGGGAAAAGCTTTTAATGGAGATAATTCAATCTGGTAGTCCATTGCCCAGTCCTGGACCAAGCGTGCTCCTTACACCTTCAGGAATACGAGATATAAAAGGGAAATTCCCTTTAGGCACATCGGAAATGCTTTTAGTGGGTAAAAAGTTTAATTTCCTGGGCCAATTTTTCTGTCACTCTGCTCTGTGACATGAAACAAGTGGCTttcttgggttctttttttctttgatttcctTAGAAGCAGTTAGATTTCATTGCAAGGATGAAGATGTCTGGTTTTACCTATGATAGGAAATTATTGTGTGGAGATAAGAGGGGGTTTTATGCACTGTAGTTTATGGTTTGGCTTGCATTTGTGCGGTCGGTACAGGGACACTCCTGAGGAACAATGTGATAAAATGGCTGTACCGCATCATATGATTAACAGGTGGAGAAAAGTCTGATTTATTTATGTTACGTTTTTTCACCTCCTATGTACACTAGTAATTCAGTAGGCTACTTTTCCTGTGTCATGTGAGGTGCCTGCAGGTCCTGAGGCTGGGAACAAAGACAAGTAGCTAAATTTGCTGCTGCAGCTGTTGTCTGCCCTGGGAAGGGTGATCCACCGGACCCTGTGGCTCCTCAACCACGCTGGGGCATTCTGTGAGGGTTTCAGCCTAGTTTTGCTCTGGGTAGTTCCCAGCATTTCAGCCATCCTTACCCACAATGTGGGTAATGTGTTCAGAAAACAGCTATTCTTTAACCCCCCCAGATGCTCGTTATGAGTATTTATATTACTATGGTGCCTGGGGTGTAGTGTTCGCCGCTCAGAGAGTAAGAGTTATAAATCAATGTTTGTACTtgcagaaagaggaaaggaatatGTTGGGAATTGAAAGCTTTCAAAAGGCTCACAGTAGTTATTACTGCGGGAGAACATCTCAGCTCAACAGATGGATCCTTAAGTAAGTCAGATAGATCACAGTGTGAATGAAAATGTTGGCATTCCACAagttgcacagatttttttttttccttgctatttttatcttttcttgtATGTGATGAAACTGGCTTTTTAGTACAGTACAGGATTCGAGCTTTCTTGTGCAGATCTGCTGGTCGCATAGAAA is from Patagioenas fasciata isolate bPatFas1 chromosome 3, bPatFas1.hap1, whole genome shotgun sequence and encodes:
- the PRPH2 gene encoding peripherin-2, producing MALLKVKFNQKKRVKLAQGLWLMNWFSVLAGILVFSMGLFLKVELRKRSEVMDNSESHFVPNSLILMGILSCAFNGFAGKICYDSLDPTKFVKWKPLLKPYLALCFLFNILLFFVALICFLMRGSLDSTLAQGLKNGMKFYRDTDTPGRCFMKKTIDMLQIEFKCCGNNGFKDWFEIQWISNRYLDFSSKEVKDRIKSNVDGRYLVDGVPFSCCNPSSPRPCIQYQVTNNSAHYSYDYQTEELNLWRRGCREALLHYYSSMMSSMGAVVLLVWLFEMSVMVGLRLLHTSLESIANPEDPECESEGWILENNLKDTLKSALESLKKIGKFNQVEAGAEGAEGEEGGKTPAITTVS